From the genome of Streptomyces sp. NBC_01341, one region includes:
- a CDS encoding DUF4328 domain-containing protein: MGLLRQRITRACPGPSTGGSPAKPRGRPAGRALDWFTPSSIARISAISDPTWLNRKAKLCQTRNLAYAAVNHIHPAASHSEIGNGTCTIGAWFVQVVNLFVPRRLVLDIGRANSPAWGQKRDTAPVNLWWAALIAHAVVSTLAAPVGLLVMSEALMIAAAVLLGLIIERITALQTAELAATPPVAPSRPGMRQLL; encoded by the coding sequence CCCTGGTCCATCCACCGGCGGGAGCCCGGCGAAGCCCCGCGGCCGCCCTGCCGGGCGCGCGCTTGACTGGTTCACTCCTTCCTCAATCGCGAGAATCTCGGCAATCAGTGATCCGACATGGCTGAACAGAAAGGCGAAGCTCTGTCAGACGCGGAATCTCGCCTACGCGGCGGTCAACCACATCCATCCTGCGGCTTCGCACAGCGAGATCGGCAACGGCACATGCACGATCGGCGCGTGGTTCGTACAGGTGGTCAACCTCTTCGTTCCGCGCCGTCTCGTCCTCGACATCGGGCGCGCCAACTCCCCGGCGTGGGGGCAGAAGCGAGACACGGCGCCGGTGAACCTCTGGTGGGCCGCCTTGATCGCGCACGCGGTGGTATCCACGCTTGCGGCACCGGTGGGCCTCCTCGTGATGTCGGAGGCGCTCATGATCGCGGCGGCGGTCCTCCTGGGTCTCATCATCGAGCGCATCACGGCGCTGCAGACGGCCGAGCTCGCCGCCACCCCGCCCGTCGCTCCCTCTCGCCCAGGCATGAGGCAGCTGCTCTGA